One Stigmatopora argus isolate UIUO_Sarg chromosome 20, RoL_Sarg_1.0, whole genome shotgun sequence genomic region harbors:
- the LOC144065629 gene encoding N-alpha-acetyltransferase 38, NatC auxiliary subunit-like isoform X2, protein MATIEENGPLLRDHGDTSSMARQKLQGLLNKNMRIRMTDSRTLVGLFLCTDRDCNVILGSAQEFLKSADTFSQTEPRVLGLAMIPGHHVVSIKAEADILDDAVRH, encoded by the exons ATGGCAACAATCGAGGAGAACGGACCATTGCTTCGT GACCACGGCGATACGTCGTCCATGGCCAGGCAGAAGCTCCAgggcctcctgaacaagaacatGAGGATCCGCATGACCGACAGCCGGACCCTGGTGGGCCTTTTCCTCTGCACAGACCGGGACTGTAACGTCATCCTGGGCTCGGCTCAGGAGTTCCTCAAATCTGCAG ACACTTTCTCCCAGACGGAACCCCGAGTTCTGGGCCTTGCCATGATTCCGGGTCATCACGTGGTGTCCATCAAGGCCGAGGCGGACATTCTGGACGACGCCGTCCGCCACTAG
- the LOC144065629 gene encoding N-alpha-acetyltransferase 38, NatC auxiliary subunit-like isoform X1, with product MDSLCFAGPGSRRWWISWMGRDHGDTSSMARQKLQGLLNKNMRIRMTDSRTLVGLFLCTDRDCNVILGSAQEFLKSADTFSQTEPRVLGLAMIPGHHVVSIKAEADILDDAVRH from the exons ATGGATTCGTTGTGTTTTGCTGGTCCGGGAAGCAGGAGATGGTGGATTTCTTGGATGGGGAGG GACCACGGCGATACGTCGTCCATGGCCAGGCAGAAGCTCCAgggcctcctgaacaagaacatGAGGATCCGCATGACCGACAGCCGGACCCTGGTGGGCCTTTTCCTCTGCACAGACCGGGACTGTAACGTCATCCTGGGCTCGGCTCAGGAGTTCCTCAAATCTGCAG ACACTTTCTCCCAGACGGAACCCCGAGTTCTGGGCCTTGCCATGATTCCGGGTCATCACGTGGTGTCCATCAAGGCCGAGGCGGACATTCTGGACGACGCCGTCCGCCACTAG
- the LOC144065629 gene encoding N-alpha-acetyltransferase 38, NatC auxiliary subunit-like isoform X3, whose protein sequence is MARQKLQGLLNKNMRIRMTDSRTLVGLFLCTDRDCNVILGSAQEFLKSADTFSQTEPRVLGLAMIPGHHVVSIKAEADILDDAVRH, encoded by the exons ATGGCCAGGCAGAAGCTCCAgggcctcctgaacaagaacatGAGGATCCGCATGACCGACAGCCGGACCCTGGTGGGCCTTTTCCTCTGCACAGACCGGGACTGTAACGTCATCCTGGGCTCGGCTCAGGAGTTCCTCAAATCTGCAG ACACTTTCTCCCAGACGGAACCCCGAGTTCTGGGCCTTGCCATGATTCCGGGTCATCACGTGGTGTCCATCAAGGCCGAGGCGGACATTCTGGACGACGCCGTCCGCCACTAG